The genome window GCAGGAACTGTTTTATCGGTCGCTCAGGCTGAGTGTGCGCGGGATAGCGGCGCGATGTTCGTAGTTTCGCCCGGGTATGATGAGGCGGTTGTGGAATATTGCTGTAATAATCAGATTCCTGTTATCCCGGGAGTCTCAAATGCGGGCGAGATTCAAAAAGGCGTAGCGGCGGGGTTAAAAGTTCTGAAACTATTTCCGGCGGAACCAATTGGGGGACTTTCCGCGATCCATTATTTAGCCGCACCATTTCCGGGAATTAAATTTCTTCCGGCAGGCGGGGTCGTTATGGATAATCTGGCAGAGTATATGTCTGACGAGTATGTATTTGCCTGCGCAGGTGGATTAGTCACAAGAAAGAATCTGCTCGAATCGGAAGACTGGGAGGGAATCTCAGCTCTTTGCAGGCAAGTGATAGCAGTATCCCTTGGGTTTGAATTTGCGCATGTGGGAATCAATTGTGAAACTTCGGAAAATGCTCATGCCTGTGCCGACCGTCTTGAAGAGTTATTTGGGTTTACGGGCGAAGAAGGAAAGAGTTCTATATTTTCTGCGGACAAGCGTATTGAGATTATGAAAAAGCCTTTCTATGGTATCAATGGCCATATAGGATTTTTTACAAATTCCGTAAGGAGAGCAATATATCAGTTGACGAAACAGGGATTTGGCGTCATTGAAGAGAGTATTCGATATGATGTTGACGGACAATTAAAATCTGTGTATTTGCAGGATAGTCTGAATGGATTCATGCTTCATATCGTACAGAAAAGTTAGAAGGATTGTCGGAGCCGCTGCAATATAGATGAAGGGGCATCTATAGAGCAGCGGCTCCGGTGTTTTTGTTGCCGGGTATACCTGAAGTAAGGTCCAGTGGGCCTTATTCTGGCAATTGCATCGTTACTATATTTGGAAAAGTATAGAGCGGAAAGTAACAGAGATTTACTCTTCTTTGCACTTTCTGATCTCGTCCTCCGAGGTATCGCAGAGCATTATAATTTGCTCATTGCTGAGACCTTGTTTTACCATTTTAATGATG of Roseburia hominis contains these proteins:
- the eda gene encoding bifunctional 4-hydroxy-2-oxoglutarate aldolase/2-dehydro-3-deoxy-phosphogluconate aldolase: MTEIMEMIYNVGFVPVVTLHDVNKAVCLANALERGGIPIIEVTYRTEEASECIRAIRKECPNMLVGAGTVLSVAQAECARDSGAMFVVSPGYDEAVVEYCCNNQIPVIPGVSNAGEIQKGVAAGLKVLKLFPAEPIGGLSAIHYLAAPFPGIKFLPAGGVVMDNLAEYMSDEYVFACAGGLVTRKNLLESEDWEGISALCRQVIAVSLGFEFAHVGINCETSENAHACADRLEELFGFTGEEGKSSIFSADKRIEIMKKPFYGINGHIGFFTNSVRRAIYQLTKQGFGVIEESIRYDVDGQLKSVYLQDSLNGFMLHIVQKS